The proteins below come from a single Mya arenaria isolate MELC-2E11 chromosome 6, ASM2691426v1 genomic window:
- the LOC128238017 gene encoding uncharacterized protein LOC128238017 yields MAVDRVLAICTPFYYKRNVDVNTWKIGCLCAGVAIACFCCFPLIGLGDFMAVRGGGRVVCSSLSYRNVPVERVFGVMFGCIGFACMFTIVVCNMLVIRALIRLNNRIMSITTTSDTLTSTTDGSSDGSSAAKVTSYEVTFAKLMGALAAVYLVCGTPYNTLMLMQQFNVRIDPSITGYIHLLGGFIYTIDPIVYILVRKTSRKRIVEMLCNSCCMGEDTLKA; encoded by the exons ATGGCCGTTGACCGTGTGTTAGCCATCTGCACGCCATTTTACTACAAACGTAATGTCGACGTCAACACATGGAAAATTGGCTGTCTATGCGCGGGGGTGGCCATAGCATGCTTCTGCTGTTTCCCGTTGATTGGCCTCGGCGATTTCATGGCCGTCCGGGGTGGAGGGAGAGTTGTTTGCAGTTCGCTATCATACAGAAACGTTCCCGTTGAGCGCGTTTTCGGCGTCATGTTTGGCTGTATCGGGTTTGCCTGCATGTTCACAATAGTCGTGTGTAACATGCTCGTGATACGGGCTCTGATTCGCCTTAACAATCGCATTATGAGCATCACAACCACCTCTGACACATTGACCTCCACGACGGATGGCTCCAGTGATGGCTCATCCGCAGCCAAAGTGACGTCATATGAAGTTACCTTTGCCAAACTAATGGGCGCCCTTGCGGCCGTGTATCTGGTCTGCGGAACGCCGTACAAT ACACTGATGCTGATGCAGCAGTTCAATGTGAGGATTGACCCGAGTATCACTGGCTACATCCACCTACTCGGAGGCTTCATCTACACCATTGACCCTATTGTCTACATCCTTGTTCGCAAGACCTCCCGGAAACGCATTGTAGAGATGCTGTGTAACAGCTGCTGTATGGGAGAAGATACACTCAAGGCTTGA